Proteins co-encoded in one Desulfuromonas sp. genomic window:
- the rseP gene encoding RIP metalloprotease RseP produces MFTVIVGIIMLGILVFVHEFGHFCVAKLTGVKVLKFSLGFGPRLISKTWGETEYMICAVPLGGYVQMLGEGTGEEGEEAELTPEERKRSFGEKAVSQRTAIVAAGPFMNLLLPFLVLPLAYMVGVNLPAFLEGSPCVGYVVAQSEAGSAGFAAGDCIVAINGEAVETWTDTNQALISNAGSPLEFAVERGGQGMTLSIPKSEDGIEGLQSLGVLPPQEAVVGALAPGMPAQAAGFLEGDRIVAIENQPVSSWYDLRGLIQESQGQPQTFVLDRNGEELSLSIQPITQEGNGPDFLIGIAPRQQTVFKRFGVYDSIKAGADRSVELIKLTLVFIQKLFAGHVSTKSIGGPITVVQIAGQAAQTDLASILTVLAFLSIQLGILNLLPIPILDGGHLFFNLFEFVFRRPMSLRAREVAQQIGLILILLLMVLAFYNDIMRIFFGGQ; encoded by the coding sequence ATGTTCACCGTGATTGTTGGTATCATCATGCTCGGTATCCTCGTTTTCGTCCACGAATTCGGGCATTTCTGCGTGGCCAAGCTGACCGGTGTCAAGGTTCTCAAGTTCTCCCTCGGTTTCGGGCCGCGTCTGATTTCCAAGACCTGGGGCGAGACCGAGTACATGATCTGCGCCGTCCCTCTCGGGGGATATGTCCAGATGCTCGGGGAGGGGACCGGCGAGGAGGGCGAAGAGGCCGAGCTGACCCCCGAGGAGAGGAAGCGCTCCTTTGGTGAAAAAGCGGTGTCCCAGCGCACCGCCATCGTCGCCGCCGGGCCCTTTATGAACCTGCTCCTGCCCTTTCTGGTCCTGCCGCTGGCCTACATGGTGGGGGTCAACCTGCCGGCCTTTCTCGAGGGTTCCCCCTGTGTCGGCTACGTGGTGGCCCAGTCCGAAGCCGGCTCCGCCGGCTTTGCGGCTGGCGATTGCATTGTTGCGATCAACGGCGAGGCGGTGGAGACCTGGACCGATACCAACCAGGCTCTGATCTCCAACGCGGGGTCTCCCCTGGAGTTTGCCGTTGAGCGGGGGGGGCAGGGGATGACCCTGTCCATTCCCAAATCAGAGGACGGCATCGAGGGGCTCCAGTCCCTCGGCGTGCTTCCGCCCCAAGAGGCGGTGGTTGGGGCCCTGGCCCCGGGGATGCCGGCCCAGGCGGCCGGGTTCCTTGAAGGTGACCGGATCGTGGCCATCGAGAACCAGCCAGTCAGCTCCTGGTATGACCTGAGGGGGTTGATCCAGGAGTCTCAAGGCCAACCGCAGACCTTTGTCCTCGATCGCAACGGCGAGGAGTTGTCCCTCTCCATCCAGCCCATCACGCAGGAGGGGAACGGCCCCGATTTCCTTATTGGAATCGCTCCGAGGCAGCAGACCGTGTTTAAACGCTTCGGCGTTTACGACTCCATCAAGGCCGGGGCTGATCGCTCCGTCGAGCTGATCAAACTCACCCTCGTCTTCATTCAAAAACTCTTTGCCGGACACGTCTCAACCAAAAGCATCGGCGGCCCCATCACCGTTGTTCAGATCGCCGGGCAGGCCGCCCAGACCGACCTGGCCAGCATCCTGACCGTCCTGGCCTTTCTCAGCATCCAGTTGGGAATCCTCAACCTCCTTCCCATCCCGATTCTCGATGGGGGGCACCTGTTCTTTAACCTCTTCGAATTCGTCTTTCGCCGTCCCATGTCCCTGCGGGCGAGAGAGGTCGCCCAGCAGATCGGCCTGATCCTGATCCTGCTGCTGATGGTTCTCGCCTTTTACAATGACATCATGCGGATTTTCTTCGGGGGCCAGTGA
- the tsaB gene encoding tRNA (adenosine(37)-N6)-threonylcarbamoyltransferase complex dimerization subunit type 1 TsaB, which translates to MNEVLLTIDTSTQVGSVALSRGEVLLGENLLNGPRTQTDSVLVSIGRLLEDAGLGIGDVDGLGVVLGPGSFTGVRVGVASVKGLALATGKPVFGVSSLRALALQAPAARHPVCALLDARKKEVYAGVYGWERGLPAPLGPEAVLPPEKLLSALEGEVLFLGDGATVYRTLIARQMGDRAHFAPWPLHAPRASNAAVLALLEMREGRSVPLEFLTPSYIRLSEAEITWARRRAEGVIDG; encoded by the coding sequence ATGAACGAAGTCCTGCTGACCATCGACACCTCGACCCAGGTGGGGAGCGTCGCCCTGTCCCGGGGAGAGGTGCTCCTAGGTGAAAATCTTCTCAACGGGCCGCGCACCCAGACCGACAGCGTTCTTGTCTCCATTGGCCGGCTTCTCGAAGACGCTGGCCTCGGCATCGGAGATGTCGACGGCCTCGGCGTGGTCCTCGGGCCCGGCTCCTTCACCGGGGTCCGGGTGGGGGTTGCCAGCGTCAAGGGGCTGGCCCTGGCCACCGGAAAGCCGGTTTTCGGGGTCTCCTCGCTGAGGGCTCTGGCCCTGCAGGCCCCCGCGGCCCGACATCCGGTCTGCGCCTTGCTCGACGCCCGGAAAAAAGAGGTCTACGCCGGGGTCTACGGTTGGGAGCGCGGATTGCCCGCCCCCCTCGGTCCCGAGGCCGTGCTGCCCCCGGAAAAACTTCTCTCGGCGCTCGAGGGGGAGGTCCTGTTTCTCGGTGACGGGGCGACCGTCTATCGGACCCTCATCGCCCGGCAGATGGGCGATCGGGCCCACTTCGCGCCCTGGCCCCTTCACGCGCCCCGGGCCTCGAATGCCGCCGTTCTCGCCCTTCTGGAGATGAGAGAGGGCCGTTCCGTTCCCCTGGAGTTTCTCACCCCCAGCTATATTCGTCTCTCCGAGGCGGAAATCACTTGGGCAAGGCGTCGGGCCGAAGGGGTGATTGACGGTTGA
- a CDS encoding DUF465 domain-containing protein encodes MEESDQAFVQQLFDNNPRFRLLYEEHLLLERELEDLDQRSYLTPEEEVERKKVQKMKLAGKDEMELILSKFRQ; translated from the coding sequence ATGGAGGAAAGCGATCAGGCCTTTGTTCAACAACTGTTTGACAATAATCCCCGCTTCCGGTTGCTCTACGAAGAACACCTTTTGCTCGAGAGGGAACTGGAGGACCTTGATCAAAGATCCTACTTGACGCCCGAAGAAGAAGTCGAAAGAAAAAAGGTGCAAAAAATGAAGCTGGCCGGCAAGGATGAGATGGAGCTAATCCTGAGCAAGTTCCGCCAGTGA